A window from Drosophila kikkawai strain 14028-0561.14 chromosome 2L, DkikHiC1v2, whole genome shotgun sequence encodes these proteins:
- the mid gene encoding T-box protein H15: MLVGSHPYLCNGAPAAPVAAATTQTTTTTAGSKSAAGSATDFSIAAIMAREDASSRESSIRSASPISVEDEVDVDVVDCSDAEEPPAKARRLNHHQHHHHSHSHNHHNNNNNHSNNNNNVTHKSRNSAGAVTLTTAAIPSESQLNTSSTSSQGRCSTPPQSPGTEDSEERLTPEPVQKAPKIVGSCNCDELKPVQCHLETKELWDRFHELGTEMIITKTGRRMFPTVRVSFSGPLRQIQPADRYAVLLDIIPMDSKRYRYAYHRSAWLVAGKADPAPPARLYAHPDSPFSCEALRKQVISFEKVKLTNNEMDKNGQIVLNSMHRYQPRIHLVRLSHGQSIPSNPKELQDLDHKTYVFPETVFTAVTAYQNQLITKLKIDSNPFAKGFRDSSRLTDFDRDPMEALLLEQQLRSPLRLFPDPLMQQFAAQQGDPASMALFEKARQHLQMFGGNSPYAQLMMPQMYQAAAAAAGPPPPPPGLGAFHMFQQQWPQLTAGFLASANQQAAAAQAAAQAQAQAQAAAAAAAMAANRTPPPPPTASTPSSTSSGSPSPDMRPRQYQRFSPYQLPGGQGPPSSAAGSPPAVTPSRSPAH; the protein is encoded by the exons ATGTTGGTCGGTTCGCATCCGTATCTGTGCAATGGAGCCCCCGCTGCCCCTGTGGCCGCTGCCACGACACAAACCACAACAACGACGGCGGGCAGCAAAAGTGCCGCCGGCTCAGCAACGGATTTCTCCATAGCCGCCATAATGGCCCGCGAAGATGCCTCCAGTCGGGAGTCCTCCATTCGCAGTGCAA GTCCCATTTCGGTGGAGGATGAGGTTGATGTGGATGTGGTTGATTGCAGCGATGCCGAAGAGCCGCCAGCAAAGGCTCGCCGTTTGAACcatcatcagcatcaccatcacagtcacagtcacaatcaccacaataacaacaacaatcacagcaacaacaacaataatgtGACACACAAGAGTCGGAACAGCGCCGGCGCCGTGACTCTGACAACAGCAGCAATTCCCTCTGAATCCCAACTAAacaccagctccaccagcagcCAAGGACGCTGCTCCACACCACCCCAATCCCCCGGTACAGAGGACAGTGAGGAGCGTCTAACACCGGAACCAGTGCAAAAGGCACCCAAAATCGTTGGCTCCTGCAATTGCGATGAACTGAAGCCAGTGCAATGCCATCTGGAGACCAAAGAGCTGTGGGATCGCTTTCACGAGCTGGGCACCGAGATGATCATCACCAAAACGGGCAG ACGCATGTTCCCCACTGTGCGCGTGAGTTTCTCGGGTCCGCTACGTCAAATTCAGCCCGCCGATCGGTATGCCGTCCTCCTGGACATTATACCCATGGACTCGAAGCGGTATCGGTATGCCTACCATCGGTCCGCTTGGCTGGTGGCCGGCAAGGCCGATCCCGCCCCACCAGCCCGCCTCTACGCCCATCCCGACAGTCCCTTCAGCTGCGAGGCGCTGCGCAAACAAGTTATCTCCTTCGAGAAGGTGAAGCTGACTAATAACGAAATGGATAAGAATGGACAG ATTGTTTTGAACTCTATGCATCGCTATCAGCCCCGCATTCACTTGGTTCGTTTGAGCCATGGCCAGAGCATTCCTTCGAATCCCAAGGAGCTTCAGGATTTGGATCATAAAACCTACGTCTTTCCGGAGACTGTGTTTACCGCAGTCACGGCCTATCAGAATCAGCTGATCACCAAGCTAAAGATCGACTCGAATCCGTTTGCCAAGGGTTTCCGTGACTCCTCGCGGCTAACGGACTTCGATAGGGATCCCATGGAGGCTCTGTTGCTGGAGCAGCAACTCCGTTCCCCCCTGCGTTTATTCCCCGATCCGCTGATGCAGCAGTTTGCCGCCCAGCAGGGTGATCCCGCTTCGATGGCGCTGTTCGAGAAGGCCCGCCAGCATTTGCAAATGTTCGGCGGCAACTCCCCCTACGCCCAGTTGATGATGCCGCAGATGTAccaggcggcagcagcagcggcaggtCCTCCACCCCCACCCCCCGGACTGGGAGCCTTTCACATGTTCCAACAGCAGTGGCCTCAGCTGACGGCCGGGTTCCTGGCCAGCGCCAATCAGCAGGCGGCCGCCGCTCAAGCCGCTGCCCAAGCTCAAGCGCAGGCGCAAGCGgccgcagctgctgcagcaatGGCTGCCAACAGGACGCCCCCACCCCCGCCCACCGCGTCAACGCCGTCGTCCACCTCGTCGGGATCACCGTCGCCGGATATGCGACCGCGTCAGTATCAAAGGTTCAGCCCGTATCAGCTGCCCGGGGGTCAGGGGCCGCCCTCCTCGGCTGCCGGTTCACCGCCGGCGGTGACGCCCTCGCGCAGCCCCGCCCACTAG